From Solwaraspora sp. WMMD1047, the proteins below share one genomic window:
- the cpt gene encoding chloramphenicol phosphotransferase CPT — MTTRMIVLNGGSSSGKSGIARCLQAVLPQPWLAVGVDTLVEAMPATLRTTGAGIEFAPDGAVRVGPEFDALQAAWMTGVAAMVRAGAPTIVDDVFLGGAASQRRWQQVLAGLDVLWVGVRCDSAVAAGRELARGDRVTGMAASQAAVVHQGVSYDLEVDTTHTESLTCARTIAARLG; from the coding sequence GTGACGACCCGCATGATCGTGTTGAACGGCGGATCGAGTTCCGGCAAGTCCGGGATCGCCCGGTGTCTGCAGGCGGTGCTGCCGCAGCCGTGGTTGGCCGTCGGCGTCGACACGCTGGTCGAGGCGATGCCCGCCACCCTGCGGACCACCGGCGCCGGGATCGAGTTCGCTCCGGACGGCGCGGTACGGGTCGGGCCGGAATTCGACGCGTTGCAGGCGGCCTGGATGACCGGGGTCGCCGCCATGGTCCGGGCCGGCGCCCCGACCATCGTGGATGACGTCTTTCTCGGTGGAGCGGCATCTCAGCGGCGGTGGCAGCAGGTCCTGGCCGGGCTGGACGTGTTGTGGGTGGGCGTGCGGTGTGACAGCGCGGTCGCCGCCGGCCGCGAACTCGCCCGCGGCGACCGGGTCACCGGAATGGCCGCCTCGCAGGCAGCGGTGGTCCACCAGGGCGTCAGCTACGACCTGGAGGTCGACACCACCCACACCGAGTCGCTGACCTGCGCGCGGACCATAGCCGCCCGGCTCGGCTGA